A genomic region of Rhodococcus pyridinivorans contains the following coding sequences:
- a CDS encoding NAD(P)-binding domain-containing protein, with protein MLADEALDAAEVQTADAAPVDIVVIGAGQAGLSTAYFLTRFGVAPETGFVVLDRSFGPGGAWQDRWPSLTLSTVNGVHDLPGLAFADVVDTSAGEVPAASAVPQYYAAYEKEFDLPVHRPTTVRVVCDRGERLRVETESAVYAARGIINATGTWERPFVPWYPGAARFTGRQLHTKDYRTAEEFTGQHVLVVGGGISAVQLLDEISRVTETTWVTRREPAWSEEPFTAERGHAAVALVEDRVRRGLPPGSVVSVTALPLTPALRAARERGALERSPMFSEITETGVRWSDGRTLDVDVILWCTGFRSSLDHLAPLSLRNAGGGITMDGRLATRVAKDPRIHLVGYGPSASTIGANRAGRAAARELVDHLTGEVPQQ; from the coding sequence ATGCTCGCCGACGAGGCACTCGATGCGGCCGAGGTACAGACCGCCGATGCGGCGCCGGTCGACATCGTCGTGATCGGCGCCGGGCAGGCCGGCCTGTCGACCGCCTACTTCCTCACCCGCTTCGGAGTCGCACCCGAAACAGGATTCGTCGTCCTCGACCGCTCGTTCGGCCCCGGCGGGGCATGGCAGGACCGCTGGCCGTCACTGACACTGAGCACCGTCAACGGCGTCCACGACCTGCCCGGCCTCGCGTTCGCGGACGTCGTCGACACCTCCGCGGGCGAGGTTCCGGCAGCCTCTGCGGTACCGCAGTACTACGCCGCCTACGAGAAGGAGTTCGACCTTCCCGTCCACCGCCCCACCACCGTGCGGGTCGTGTGCGACCGCGGCGAGCGATTGCGGGTCGAGACCGAATCGGCCGTCTACGCGGCACGCGGCATCATCAACGCGACCGGCACCTGGGAGCGCCCCTTCGTCCCCTGGTATCCCGGCGCCGCGCGATTCACCGGACGGCAGCTGCACACCAAGGACTACCGAACGGCCGAGGAGTTCACCGGGCAGCACGTGCTCGTCGTCGGTGGCGGCATCTCCGCGGTCCAGCTCCTCGACGAGATCTCCCGCGTCACCGAGACCACCTGGGTGACGCGACGCGAACCTGCTTGGAGCGAGGAACCTTTCACGGCCGAGCGCGGTCACGCCGCCGTCGCGCTCGTGGAGGATCGGGTACGACGCGGACTGCCACCCGGATCGGTCGTCTCCGTCACCGCGCTCCCGCTCACCCCGGCGCTGCGGGCCGCGCGCGAACGCGGCGCGCTGGAGCGGTCCCCGATGTTCTCCGAGATCACCGAGACCGGCGTCCGATGGAGCGACGGCCGGACACTCGACGTCGATGTCATCCTGTGGTGCACCGGATTCCGGAGTTCCCTCGACCATCTCGCACCGCTGTCGTTGCGCAACGCCGGTGGCGGCATCACGATGGACGGCCGGCTCGCGACCCGCGTCGCGAAGGATCCGCGCATCCATCTCGTCGGCTACGGCCCGTCGGCGTCCACGATCGGAGCGAACCGCGCCGGTCGCGCCGCGGCCCGGGAACTGGTCGACCATCTCACCGGCGAGGTGCCGCAGCAGTGA
- a CDS encoding S1C family serine protease, translating into MSGRGGSVLLVALATTASLVASAPALVDVALPPPPPAPVAPSPTPLTADELTARTLPVVVTIDASAGWTGMTGTGIVITPDGTVVTNHHVVSGATDISAVSGADGLIYDAEVLGYDRERDLAVLRLGTASDLPAAAIAEDLPPVGSRVTAFGNSQGGGVVVATPGTIVEFDRNVVVRDATDGSRHRLTGMIRTDAPIRPGDSGGPLVDEYGTVVGINTAGAVQRNIDTSPDTTPEAYAVPIIEAITVVEQVRTGVSEGSVHVGPTPRLGASVTTARKDGQDLGAEVLWVSYDSPAYHAGLDAGDVVVSFDGERVSSTGELEERLLRHRPGDVVSIEWTTENDERRSADIVLEVGPAR; encoded by the coding sequence GTGAGCGGGCGGGGCGGATCGGTGCTGCTGGTCGCGCTCGCGACCACCGCCAGTCTCGTCGCATCGGCACCGGCCCTGGTCGACGTCGCACTCCCTCCCCCACCGCCGGCGCCGGTCGCTCCTTCCCCGACACCGCTGACCGCCGACGAACTCACCGCGCGCACCCTGCCGGTCGTCGTGACGATCGACGCGAGCGCGGGATGGACGGGCATGACGGGCACCGGGATCGTGATCACCCCCGACGGCACGGTCGTCACGAACCATCATGTGGTGAGCGGAGCCACCGATATCAGCGCGGTGAGCGGCGCGGACGGTCTGATCTACGACGCGGAGGTCCTCGGCTACGACCGCGAGCGCGATCTCGCCGTCCTGCGGCTCGGCACCGCGAGCGATCTTCCGGCCGCCGCGATCGCCGAGGACCTGCCGCCGGTGGGCAGCCGGGTCACGGCCTTCGGCAATTCCCAGGGCGGTGGGGTCGTCGTGGCGACCCCCGGCACCATCGTCGAGTTCGACCGCAATGTGGTGGTGCGCGACGCCACGGACGGTTCACGTCACCGCCTCACCGGGATGATCCGCACCGATGCCCCGATCCGGCCGGGTGATTCCGGCGGGCCGCTCGTCGACGAGTACGGAACGGTCGTGGGGATCAACACCGCGGGTGCGGTGCAGCGGAACATCGACACCTCGCCCGATACGACCCCCGAGGCGTACGCCGTGCCCATCATCGAGGCGATCACCGTCGTCGAGCAGGTGCGGACGGGAGTGAGCGAAGGATCGGTGCACGTGGGCCCGACGCCCCGGCTGGGCGCGAGCGTCACCACCGCCCGCAAGGACGGGCAGGATCTCGGGGCCGAGGTGCTGTGGGTGTCCTACGACAGTCCCGCCTATCACGCCGGTCTCGACGCCGGCGACGTCGTGGTGTCGTTCGACGGGGAGCGCGTCTCGTCGACCGGAGAACTCGAGGAACGTCTGCTCCGTCACCGTCCCGGCGACGTCGTGTCGATCGAGTGGACCACCGAGAACGACGAAAGGCGTTCCGCAGACATCGTTCTCGAAGTCGGACCCGCACGCTGA
- a CDS encoding ABC-F family ATP-binding cassette domain-containing protein — protein MSATLRINGLSASRGERVLFDGLDLTVAPGDVIGLVGANGAGKSTLLTTLAGIGDADVTGSVVLSPPDATIGYLAQEPERVPGETILGFLARRTGVAAAEHVMNAAAERLGDSDEDEYTPALERWLALGGADLAERAEKVIDDLGLEAGLDAPMTALSGGQAARAGLAALLLSRYDVLLLDEPTNDLDLAGLERLERFVDETRTALVVVSHDREFLARTVTGIVELDPVQQQISVYEGGYEAYLVEREVARRHAREQYEEFADTKSQLEERARMQRNWLEHGVRNARRKSKDNDKIGRKHRAEATEKQAAKTRQTQRRIERLDVVEEPRKEWELRMCIAAAPRSGTVVATLGEAVVQRGDFVLGPITTQVEWGERIVVTGPNGAGKSTLLRLLLGTIEPDTGRASLGSGVLVGEIDQARSLFEGDEPLVEAFGRNVPDWPDADVRTLLAKFALKGHHVLRTASSLSPGERTRAGLALLQARGVNLLVLDEPTNHLDLPAIEQLEQAVDSFEGTLLLITHDRRMLETTRTTRRWMLDDGKLSEELM, from the coding sequence GTGAGCGCAACACTTCGTATCAACGGCCTGTCGGCCTCCCGCGGGGAACGTGTCCTGTTCGACGGACTCGATCTCACCGTCGCACCCGGCGATGTGATCGGCCTCGTGGGGGCCAACGGCGCCGGGAAATCGACGCTGCTCACGACCCTCGCAGGGATCGGTGACGCCGATGTCACCGGCTCGGTGGTCCTCAGCCCGCCCGACGCCACCATCGGCTATCTCGCCCAGGAACCCGAACGGGTGCCGGGCGAGACGATCCTCGGTTTCCTCGCACGTCGCACGGGTGTCGCGGCGGCAGAACACGTCATGAACGCCGCTGCCGAGCGACTCGGAGACTCCGACGAGGACGAGTACACCCCGGCGCTCGAACGGTGGCTGGCGCTCGGCGGGGCCGACCTCGCCGAGCGCGCCGAGAAGGTGATCGACGACCTCGGCCTGGAAGCGGGCCTCGACGCTCCGATGACGGCGCTCTCCGGTGGCCAGGCCGCCCGCGCCGGGCTGGCGGCACTGCTGCTGTCGCGCTACGACGTGCTCCTGCTCGACGAACCGACGAACGACCTGGATCTGGCCGGCCTCGAACGACTCGAACGCTTCGTGGACGAGACACGCACGGCATTGGTGGTCGTCAGCCACGACCGCGAATTCCTCGCGCGCACGGTGACGGGCATCGTCGAACTCGATCCCGTGCAGCAGCAGATCTCGGTCTACGAGGGCGGGTACGAGGCGTATCTCGTCGAGCGCGAGGTGGCGCGCCGACACGCGCGCGAACAGTACGAGGAGTTCGCCGACACCAAGTCGCAGCTCGAGGAACGCGCCCGGATGCAACGCAACTGGCTCGAACACGGCGTCCGCAACGCGCGCCGCAAGTCCAAGGACAACGACAAGATCGGACGCAAGCACCGCGCGGAGGCCACCGAGAAGCAGGCGGCGAAGACGCGTCAGACGCAGCGGCGCATCGAGCGGCTCGACGTCGTCGAGGAGCCGCGCAAGGAATGGGAACTGCGCATGTGCATCGCCGCCGCCCCACGCAGCGGCACGGTGGTCGCGACCCTCGGCGAGGCCGTCGTCCAGCGGGGCGACTTCGTCCTCGGGCCGATCACCACGCAGGTCGAGTGGGGCGAACGCATCGTCGTCACCGGCCCGAACGGCGCCGGGAAGTCTACGCTGCTCCGGTTGCTGCTCGGCACGATCGAACCGGATACCGGTCGCGCGTCGCTGGGGTCGGGTGTTCTCGTCGGCGAGATCGATCAGGCCCGCAGCCTGTTCGAGGGGGACGAACCGCTGGTCGAGGCGTTCGGGCGCAACGTGCCCGACTGGCCGGACGCCGACGTGCGGACCCTGCTGGCGAAGTTCGCCCTCAAAGGGCACCACGTCCTGCGGACGGCGTCGTCGCTGTCGCCGGGCGAACGCACCCGCGCGGGACTCGCACTGCTGCAGGCACGCGGCGTCAATCTGCTGGTGCTCGACGAACCCACCAACCACCTGGATCTGCCGGCGATCGAGCAACTCGAGCAGGCCGTCGACAGTTTCGAGGGAACCCTACTGCTGATCACGCACGATCGCCGCATGCTGGAGACCACACGGACGACACGTCGATGGATGCTCGACGACGGGAAGCTGAGCGAGGAGTTGATGTAG
- a CDS encoding RNA-binding S4 domain-containing protein encodes MGGSVRVDSWTWSVRLFKTRSAAASACRAGHVRVDGVTAKPSTPVTIGAEVRVRAHGTEKIVEVTQLVNKRVGAPIAATAYIDHSPPPPPKEILAALPRRDRGAGRPTKKERRELDRLRGFADDD; translated from the coding sequence ATGGGTGGAAGCGTGCGCGTGGACAGCTGGACGTGGTCGGTCCGGCTGTTCAAGACCCGGTCCGCCGCGGCGAGCGCGTGCCGCGCCGGGCACGTCCGCGTCGACGGTGTGACGGCCAAGCCGTCGACGCCGGTGACGATCGGAGCCGAGGTCCGCGTACGCGCGCACGGAACGGAGAAGATCGTCGAAGTCACCCAGCTCGTGAACAAGCGCGTGGGTGCACCGATCGCCGCGACCGCCTACATCGATCACAGTCCCCCGCCTCCACCGAAGGAGATCCTCGCGGCGCTCCCCCGCCGCGACCGCGGGGCGGGCCGTCCGACGAAGAAGGAACGCCGCGAACTCGACCGTCTCCGCGGTTTCGCCGACGACGACTGA
- a CDS encoding helix-turn-helix transcriptional regulator yields the protein MSPVRRGEALPIYNRIRVLRAERGMSRAQLAALIDVNPQTVGALERGDHYPSLDLAFRICDVFGLPVEAVFSRTEFTPLSTELYKPRKEA from the coding sequence ATGAGTCCGGTACGTCGTGGGGAAGCTCTCCCCATCTACAACCGCATCCGCGTCCTGCGCGCGGAGCGTGGCATGAGCCGCGCACAACTGGCCGCGCTCATCGATGTGAACCCGCAGACCGTCGGAGCACTCGAACGCGGCGACCACTATCCGAGCCTCGATCTCGCCTTCCGCATCTGCGATGTCTTCGGACTACCGGTCGAAGCCGTCTTCTCCCGTACCGAGTTCACGCCGTTGTCGACCGAGCTGTACAAGCCCCGGAAGGAGGCCTGA
- a CDS encoding ABC transporter ATP-binding protein, protein MTLTIDNLSKRYGDTVALDGVSFEVRPGELFGFVGSNGAGKTTTMRITLGVLAADSGEVRIDGKPVDLEMRRNIGYMPEERGLYPKMKVGKQLSYLARLHGLSKSEASEAVQRWTERLGIAERLGDTVDALSLGNQQRVQLAAALVHDPKVLVLDEPFSGLDPVAVDVMSDVLLEKAKDGVPVVFSSHQLDLVQRLCDRVGIIGAGRMRAVGTVDDLRSKGDALLVVHAPQAPRGWAHGLPGVTHAEYEDERTVLTVTPGADDQLILKAALATGPVHEFSLRRPSLTELFREVVSA, encoded by the coding sequence GTGACACTGACGATCGACAATCTCTCGAAGCGCTACGGCGACACGGTCGCTCTCGACGGCGTGAGTTTCGAAGTCCGCCCCGGCGAATTGTTCGGTTTCGTCGGCAGCAACGGCGCCGGCAAGACCACCACTATGCGGATCACCCTCGGCGTCCTGGCCGCCGACTCCGGCGAGGTCCGCATCGACGGGAAGCCGGTCGACCTCGAGATGCGCCGCAACATCGGGTACATGCCCGAGGAACGCGGCCTGTATCCGAAGATGAAGGTCGGCAAGCAACTGTCCTATCTCGCTCGGCTGCACGGCCTTTCGAAGTCGGAGGCGTCGGAGGCGGTGCAACGGTGGACCGAACGGCTCGGCATCGCAGAACGTCTCGGCGACACCGTCGACGCCCTGTCGCTCGGCAACCAGCAGCGCGTGCAGCTCGCCGCGGCTCTCGTGCACGACCCGAAGGTCCTCGTCCTCGACGAGCCGTTCTCCGGCCTCGACCCGGTAGCCGTCGACGTCATGAGCGACGTCCTGCTCGAGAAGGCGAAAGATGGCGTGCCGGTGGTGTTCTCGAGCCACCAGCTCGACCTCGTCCAGCGCCTGTGCGACCGCGTGGGCATCATCGGCGCAGGTCGGATGCGCGCCGTGGGCACCGTCGACGACCTGCGGTCCAAGGGCGACGCGCTCCTCGTCGTCCACGCGCCGCAGGCACCCCGAGGCTGGGCGCACGGTCTGCCGGGCGTCACGCACGCCGAGTACGAGGACGAGCGCACCGTGCTCACCGTCACCCCCGGCGCCGACGACCAGCTGATCCTCAAGGCGGCCCTGGCCACCGGCCCGGTCCACGAGTTCTCGCTCCGACGCCCATCCCTGACCGAGCTGTTCCGAGAGGTGGTTTCCGCATGA
- a CDS encoding ABC transporter permease — protein sequence MSAPLSNARAVGLVASREFVTQVQKKSFLISNAIILVAIVVGIVATSILSGGDDDRPTVGVVGAPALQTTIESLGETVGTPLEVSDVPDAATAREQVSSGDLDVALVPGEGASVTAITESELDTDVRAVVEAAVVQQAQVAALTDRGVDPAAVAADVSAATVTVDAIDPPDPEQGQRIILSIIAVILLYMQILMFGMYVAMGVVEEKSSRVVELLLSTLRPLQLLWGKILGIGAVGLLQLTAYGAVGVGTALATDTLTITGTALGVLAGTLGWFVLGFAFFAVLYAAAGSMVSRQEDVNSTSGPLVMLILAMFFAAFSSVDDPEAGWSTTLSWIPPFSAILMPLRIAAGVATPVQIVGTIVLMVAAIAMLSVIAARIYQRSILRIGRTVTWKEALGR from the coding sequence ATGAGCGCCCCGTTGAGCAACGCCCGCGCGGTCGGTCTCGTCGCGTCGCGCGAGTTCGTCACGCAGGTTCAGAAGAAGAGCTTCCTGATCAGCAACGCGATCATCCTCGTCGCGATCGTCGTCGGTATCGTCGCCACCTCGATCCTGTCCGGCGGCGACGACGACCGGCCCACCGTCGGAGTCGTGGGGGCGCCCGCGCTGCAGACGACGATCGAGTCGCTCGGCGAGACCGTCGGCACTCCGCTCGAGGTCTCCGACGTTCCCGACGCCGCCACCGCCCGTGAGCAGGTGTCCTCCGGCGATCTCGACGTCGCGCTCGTCCCCGGCGAGGGCGCATCCGTCACAGCGATCACCGAATCGGAACTCGACACCGACGTCCGCGCGGTCGTCGAGGCCGCTGTCGTGCAGCAGGCCCAGGTCGCCGCGCTGACCGACCGCGGCGTCGATCCCGCCGCGGTCGCGGCCGACGTCTCGGCGGCGACCGTGACCGTCGACGCCATCGACCCGCCGGACCCCGAACAGGGACAACGCATCATCCTCTCGATCATCGCGGTGATCCTGCTGTACATGCAGATCCTGATGTTCGGCATGTACGTCGCGATGGGTGTCGTCGAGGAGAAGTCCTCGCGTGTCGTCGAACTGCTGCTGTCCACGCTGCGTCCGCTGCAGCTGCTGTGGGGCAAGATCCTCGGCATCGGCGCGGTCGGGCTCCTGCAGCTCACCGCCTACGGCGCGGTCGGTGTCGGCACGGCGCTCGCCACCGACACCCTCACGATCACCGGCACCGCCCTCGGCGTGCTCGCCGGCACCCTCGGCTGGTTCGTCCTCGGCTTCGCGTTCTTCGCCGTCCTCTACGCGGCGGCGGGGTCGATGGTGTCGCGGCAGGAGGACGTCAATTCCACCTCGGGTCCGCTGGTGATGCTGATTCTCGCGATGTTCTTCGCGGCGTTCTCGTCGGTGGACGACCCCGAGGCCGGATGGAGCACCACGCTGAGCTGGATCCCGCCGTTCTCCGCGATCCTCATGCCGCTGCGCATCGCGGCGGGCGTGGCCACGCCGGTGCAGATCGTCGGCACCATCGTGCTGATGGTCGCCGCGATCGCGATGCTCAGTGTGATCGCCGCGCGCATCTACCAGCGGTCGATCCTGCGCATCGGCCGGACGGTCACGTGGAAGGAAGCGCTCGGCCGATAG
- a CDS encoding carboxyl transferase domain-containing protein — protein sequence MAGSRISAQEFIDKVLDPGSFVSWDVPPIDVGAGEKYLADLDRAAEKSGVDESVLTGSGTVHGRRVALIVCEFSFLAGSIGVAAAERIVTAVERATAEGLPLLASPTSGGTRMQEGTLAFVQMVKIAAAVAAHKSAHLGYLVYLRNPTTGGVFASWGSLGHVTAAEPGALVGFLGPRVYKALYQENFPEDVQTAENLYRKGVIDGVVPLGGVRQVVHRLLRVLVEGNRPEVTSSPAITTVDDVPDIPAWQSVMLSRRPERPGIRQLLRHAASAQVPLSGTGEGESDRTVLLSLARFRGVSCVMFGQDRAGQSPERTMGPGALREARRAMRLADELRLPLVLVIDTLGASLSKEAEERGLAPEIARCLADLVTLPTPTVSVLLGQGTGGGALALLPADRVLCAQHGWLAPLPPEGASAIVHRDTTHAPAMAQDQGIRSRDLLRNGVVDAVVPEHPDATEEPVSFVKRIGAAVARELAILTEEPAEDRYRRRIERYRKLGVPS from the coding sequence GTGGCCGGTAGCAGGATCTCGGCGCAGGAGTTCATCGACAAGGTGCTCGACCCGGGAAGCTTCGTCTCCTGGGACGTTCCGCCGATCGATGTCGGGGCCGGCGAGAAGTACCTCGCCGATCTGGACAGGGCCGCCGAGAAGTCCGGGGTCGACGAATCCGTGCTCACCGGTTCGGGCACCGTCCACGGCCGCCGGGTCGCTCTGATCGTGTGCGAATTCTCCTTCCTCGCAGGCTCGATCGGTGTCGCCGCCGCCGAACGCATCGTCACCGCCGTCGAACGCGCGACCGCCGAGGGACTGCCCCTGCTCGCGTCGCCCACCTCGGGTGGCACCCGCATGCAGGAGGGCACCCTCGCCTTCGTGCAGATGGTGAAGATCGCCGCCGCCGTCGCTGCGCACAAGTCCGCACATCTCGGTTATCTCGTGTACCTGCGCAATCCGACGACGGGCGGGGTGTTCGCGTCGTGGGGGTCGCTCGGGCACGTCACTGCCGCCGAACCGGGCGCGCTCGTCGGGTTCCTCGGTCCGCGCGTCTACAAGGCGCTCTACCAGGAGAACTTCCCCGAGGACGTCCAGACCGCGGAGAACCTGTACCGCAAGGGCGTGATCGACGGGGTCGTGCCCCTCGGCGGTGTGCGTCAGGTCGTGCACCGGCTGCTGCGCGTACTCGTCGAGGGCAACCGGCCCGAGGTGACGTCGAGTCCGGCGATCACCACCGTCGACGACGTGCCCGACATCCCGGCCTGGCAGTCGGTGATGCTCAGCCGACGGCCCGAACGGCCCGGTATCCGGCAGTTGCTGCGTCACGCCGCCTCCGCGCAGGTCCCCCTGTCCGGGACCGGTGAGGGCGAATCCGATCGCACCGTCCTGCTCTCCCTCGCCCGGTTCCGCGGCGTGTCGTGTGTGATGTTCGGCCAGGACCGTGCGGGACAGTCACCCGAACGCACGATGGGGCCGGGAGCACTGCGCGAGGCCCGCCGCGCGATGCGTCTCGCCGACGAACTGCGCCTGCCGCTCGTGCTCGTCATCGACACCCTCGGCGCGTCGCTGTCGAAGGAGGCAGAGGAACGCGGGCTCGCACCCGAGATTGCCCGCTGCCTGGCCGATCTCGTCACTCTGCCCACCCCGACGGTCTCGGTGCTGCTCGGTCAGGGAACCGGAGGCGGCGCGCTCGCCCTGCTGCCCGCCGACCGCGTGTTGTGCGCGCAGCACGGCTGGCTCGCCCCGCTCCCGCCCGAAGGCGCGAGTGCGATCGTGCACCGCGACACCACCCACGCACCGGCCATGGCGCAGGATCAGGGGATCCGCTCCCGCGATCTGCTGCGCAACGGTGTCGTCGACGCGGTCGTCCCCGAGCATCCGGACGCCACCGAGGAACCCGTCTCGTTCGTCAAGCGGATCGGTGCCGCGGTGGCCCGCGAACTCGCGATCCTCACCGAGGAACCCGCGGAGGACCGCTACCGGCGACGGATCGAGCGGTACCGGAAGCTCGGCGTCCCGTCCTGA
- a CDS encoding GOLPH3/VPS74 family protein: MTSIAEDLLLLLLDDESGKALVDGVKLPRVLAGAVLLELALDDVVAVDTEGEQVKKGRIAIRTEARPADPILAEAVERLGSGRPLKPTSAIEKLQKDLQEKLLARVVEQGWVSEERGRILGVFPTKKWPAIDSTHEQRVRDLIRAALIDGLTPEPRTAALIALLSAADAAPKVFPDADKRTVKKRAKEIAQGEWAAKAVRDAVASVNAAMTTALIAGGAVAGSS; this comes from the coding sequence ATGACCTCGATCGCGGAAGACCTGCTGCTCCTGCTTCTGGACGACGAATCGGGAAAGGCTCTCGTCGACGGAGTGAAACTGCCCCGCGTTCTCGCGGGTGCGGTGCTCCTCGAACTCGCCCTCGACGACGTGGTGGCGGTCGACACCGAGGGGGAGCAGGTGAAGAAGGGGCGGATCGCGATACGCACCGAGGCACGACCCGCCGATCCGATCCTTGCCGAGGCAGTCGAGCGTCTCGGCTCGGGCAGGCCGCTGAAGCCGACGTCGGCCATCGAGAAACTGCAGAAGGACCTGCAGGAGAAGCTTCTCGCGCGGGTCGTCGAGCAGGGCTGGGTCTCGGAGGAGCGCGGGAGGATCCTCGGCGTGTTCCCGACGAAGAAGTGGCCCGCGATCGATTCCACCCACGAGCAGCGCGTCCGCGACCTGATCCGCGCGGCGTTGATCGACGGCCTGACCCCGGAGCCACGCACCGCGGCGCTGATCGCGCTGCTGTCGGCGGCGGATGCGGCGCCGAAGGTATTCCCGGACGCCGACAAGCGGACGGTGAAGAAACGGGCGAAGGAGATCGCGCAAGGCGAGTGGGCGGCCAAAGCGGTGCGCGACGCCGTCGCGTCCGTCAACGCGGCGATGACTACGGCCCTCATAGCCGGCGGAGCGGTCGCGGGTTCGAGCTGA
- a CDS encoding propionyl-CoA synthetase encodes MGSYEEAFRRSTEDPEGFWLEAARAVEWESAPTRALDDSAAPSYKWFPDGTLNTSVNTLDRHVDAGNGDRPALIWDSAMVPAKRTYTYAELLDEVAKFAGVLRDQGVAAGDRVIVYMPMIPEAAIAMLACARIGAVHSVVFGGFAAKELATRIDDATPVVLVTASGGLEPGRTVEYLPIVEQAIGLSPTPPHTVIVKNREQIPGSAADYQTSSAAWFDWDELCADASPAEPVTVAATDPLYILYTSGTTGKPKGVVRDNGGHAVALTWSMRNIYDIDPGDVWWTASDVGWVVGHSYIVYGPLLVGATTVMYEGKPVGTPDAGAFWRIIAENGVKALFTAPTAIRAVRKADPNAEELKKYPINSLQTLFAAGERLDPDTYHWATKVLGRPVVDHWWQTETGWAIAANLRGLEAMPLKAGSPTVPVPGYRVEIVDGEGKRVDPNTEGNIVIRLPLPPGTLAGLWQDDDRYRRSYLDTFPGYYLTGDSGYVDEDGYVFVLGRSDDVINVAGHRLSTGSMEAVVASHPAVAECAVVGIRDELKGQRPSGYVVLKAGVEIEPETLRQELVTMVRDQIGAVATFRDVTVVQALPKTRSGKILRKTMRQIADHEEYTVPSTIEDPAVLDALKEQLGG; translated from the coding sequence ATGGGCTCGTACGAGGAGGCGTTCCGTCGGAGCACCGAGGATCCGGAGGGATTCTGGCTCGAGGCCGCCCGCGCGGTCGAGTGGGAGAGCGCGCCGACGCGAGCTCTCGACGACTCGGCGGCACCGTCGTACAAGTGGTTCCCGGACGGCACCCTGAACACCAGCGTCAACACACTCGACCGGCACGTGGACGCCGGCAACGGCGACCGCCCGGCCCTGATCTGGGATTCGGCGATGGTCCCGGCCAAGCGCACCTACACCTACGCCGAACTGCTCGACGAGGTCGCGAAGTTCGCCGGTGTGCTGCGCGACCAGGGTGTCGCCGCCGGCGACCGCGTCATCGTCTACATGCCGATGATCCCCGAGGCCGCCATCGCGATGCTCGCCTGCGCCCGCATCGGGGCGGTGCACTCGGTGGTGTTCGGCGGGTTCGCCGCGAAGGAACTCGCGACCCGCATCGACGATGCCACGCCGGTCGTGCTCGTCACCGCCTCCGGTGGTCTCGAACCCGGCCGCACCGTCGAGTACCTGCCGATCGTCGAGCAGGCGATCGGCCTGTCGCCGACCCCGCCGCACACCGTGATCGTGAAGAACCGCGAGCAGATCCCCGGATCGGCGGCCGACTACCAGACGTCCTCGGCGGCGTGGTTCGACTGGGACGAACTGTGCGCCGACGCGTCCCCTGCGGAGCCCGTGACGGTCGCGGCGACCGACCCGCTCTACATCCTCTACACCTCCGGCACCACCGGGAAGCCCAAGGGCGTGGTCCGCGACAACGGTGGGCACGCCGTGGCCCTGACGTGGTCGATGCGCAACATCTACGACATCGATCCGGGCGACGTGTGGTGGACCGCGTCCGATGTGGGCTGGGTGGTCGGCCACTCCTACATCGTCTACGGCCCGCTGCTGGTCGGAGCAACGACGGTGATGTACGAGGGCAAGCCCGTCGGCACCCCCGATGCGGGTGCGTTCTGGCGGATCATCGCCGAGAACGGCGTCAAGGCACTGTTCACCGCTCCCACGGCGATTCGCGCTGTGCGCAAGGCGGATCCGAACGCCGAGGAACTGAAGAAGTACCCCATCAACTCGCTGCAGACGCTCTTCGCCGCCGGTGAGCGCCTCGACCCCGACACCTACCACTGGGCGACGAAGGTGCTCGGCCGCCCGGTGGTCGACCACTGGTGGCAGACCGAGACGGGCTGGGCGATCGCGGCGAATCTGCGTGGGCTCGAGGCGATGCCGCTCAAGGCCGGCTCCCCCACTGTCCCCGTGCCGGGTTACCGGGTCGAGATCGTCGACGGAGAGGGCAAGCGCGTCGATCCGAACACCGAGGGCAACATCGTCATCCGCCTGCCGTTGCCGCCGGGCACACTGGCCGGCCTGTGGCAGGACGACGACCGGTACCGCCGGTCGTACCTCGACACCTTCCCCGGTTACTACCTCACCGGCGACTCGGGCTATGTCGACGAGGACGGCTACGTCTTCGTCCTCGGCCGGTCCGACGACGTGATCAACGTTGCCGGGCACCGGCTCTCGACCGGCAGCATGGAGGCCGTGGTGGCCTCGCATCCCGCTGTCGCCGAATGCGCCGTGGTGGGCATCCGCGACGAATTGAAGGGCCAGCGCCCCTCGGGTTACGTGGTGCTCAAGGCCGGTGTGGAGATCGAGCCCGAGACCCTGCGTCAGGAACTCGTCACGATGGTCCGCGACCAGATCGGTGCGGTCGCGACCTTCCGCGACGTGACCGTGGTCCAGGCCCTGCCGAAGACGCGCTCCGGCAAGATCCTCCGCAAGACCATGCGGCAGATTGCCGACCACGAGGAGTACACCGTGCCGTCGACGATCGAGGACCCGGCCGTGCTCGACGCGCTGAAGGAACAGCTCGGCGGCTGA